The genomic interval tctattttatcatttagcaaaatacagggtccaattggtaacttttgtaaaacagagggtccaaaatagtatttacacttgattttcagaataaaataaattgtttcTCATTAAATATACCCACCTAAATTTGTAAGGATTATTAAATTTTCTTCTTCATAGaaataaattttcttaaaaaaaaggtTTATTTTAGGACCTAAAAAGCTCaaaaatttctcaaaagaaaaaaaaagctcAAAATTATCTCCAATGGCGGACATGGAAGCATAGCAGAGCTATAGCTTAGTATTATTTCTCAGCTAATCTTTCTCAAGATGAAAACTTTTTCCCCTTCTTTCACAACAAACACTCATCTTCGACTATTATTGCCTCCAATTTGTAGATTCAATTCCTCGTGGCCAACACAAAGTTCGATTACTCTTCTCCGATCTAGCTTCTGCAATTCCATATCTCTGAGCTCGAATTTCAAGCCCTACCGGTTGTTGGTGTTCTCTGCTCCGAGTTCCTCTCAATCGACATCGGAGGGTTCGAGTGAAGAGCTTGATGGAGTTAAGAACGAAGGAGCTGAAATTGAATGGCGTGTGGAAGTGGGAAACCCTAGACTTTCGATTCCATCGATGGGGAAATTGAGCTTGAGTGATCAGGCTTTCTTTCTTCTTGTTTTCATTGCTTGCACGGtaatctcttctctctctctctctctctctctctctctctctctctctctctctctcgtttgaataatttgatataaatttttatgtgattttgagaAGGAAATTTGGGTTAATATGATTCAATGGTTTGAATTTAGAGACAGAATGTGAAATTCAATAATCTGAgactcaaaactcaaacttagtTTCTGGGTTTTGATAAAGCTTGTTTCTTTAAACTTTGTGCAGACTTCTATGGCATTTATAAGCCTTGTAGCTGCAGCTGTTCCAACTCTGTATGTAAGTTTCCTTCTCTTTTGGATCCTAGTTTGTGATTGAATAGAGCTTTTTGTTATCAAAATTGTATCTGAAATTTGTCATGGGATTTTTGAAAATGAAGAAATTAAAGGGGAATTGTGTAAAAATGTGTGTGTTTCTTCTGTTCTGCTTTGTTTTTGGCAAGAAAGAAACAGGAagttttattgaaaaaataagtAATGGAACCAAACAAAACTCTAACGAGTTACCTATTCCAAAAAAGaaacaattaaaaaagataGCCACCATCTTACCTAatcattgctattaggcaccagtaaTGCATAGCACTTTCTAGAGGTTTCGCGTTGTGATTGATTAGTGCTATtccctaaaagttattatattaaattatatgaattcgctatttaattacaccaataatgATATGACAACAAAGAGGCTGCTAGGCACCATACACTTCTGCATTTGTAGCAACCTCAAAACAAACAAAGTACATTCTGTTGTTCTGCAATGATCTCGGAACTTGGGATATTTATATGATGAGTGGCACATTTAAGTCTCAATATTTATGTAAAGTATATTGGTACACTGATTTCTCACTCATTGTTTGATGAGATTTCTGGTATAAACAAGGCATTCTGTTCTTAGATATGAGTTATTGATGTGTGGCAAAATGTGTTCATTCTTtgaaaagaaggaaaaaaatgaaaactttAGTCTTATATTCTcagttattgatgaaactgatcACTCATGTTTGTGCCGTAGGCGATGGGGCGGGCTGCAACAGCTCTTTCAAAGCTAGCAGATACAGCTCGTGAGGAACTCCCTAGCACAATGGCAGCGGTTAGGCTCTCGGGCATGGAAATCAGCGATCTTACATTGGAATTAAGTGATcttaggtaataatttaatctGATGTTTTAACTGCTTCCCTATGTTACTATACCTAAGCTATTGTTAGACTTAATACAAAATCACTGGCCGGCTCATTTGGGCAATTGTAATAGGACGAGTCAATCAATTAACGTATCGTGTAATTTGTATTTTGTTC from Cannabis sativa cultivar Pink pepper isolate KNU-18-1 chromosome 4, ASM2916894v1, whole genome shotgun sequence carries:
- the LOC115714962 gene encoding uncharacterized protein LOC115714962; protein product: MKTFSPSFTTNTHLRLLLPPICRFNSSWPTQSSITLLRSSFCNSISLSSNFKPYRLLVFSAPSSSQSTSEGSSEELDGVKNEGAEIEWRVEVGNPRLSIPSMGKLSLSDQAFFLLVFIACTTSMAFISLVAAAVPTLYAMGRAATALSKLADTAREELPSTMAAVRLSGMEISDLTLELSDLSQEISDGVTKSTQAVQAAEAGIRQIGVLARQQTMSMIQERASLPIISLQPVVVGAAKKTSRVVGRATKSLMNMISGGNNSEAQEEEEEDDSRVATTDS